A segment of the Lycium ferocissimum isolate CSIRO_LF1 chromosome 5, AGI_CSIRO_Lferr_CH_V1, whole genome shotgun sequence genome:
aaggtgacattcttttttggacagaccaaaaaggaaatGGTGCCTCGTcaattgggacaaagggagtaattTTGTTCTGCTCCTATTTAATTTATCTGAAGAAAATGTGTTACTTACAACTCACATTATGTGTATATTTTCTAGCTGCATTTCACCTTCATTCTCCGACTTCAAATGCAGGGCTGCACTGAGTTCAGACAGCGCATGATTTTTGCTTGGTCCAGAATCAACCGAGTCGAGATCAGCCACTGCCTTACCTCACAAACCAGAAATTTCAGTAAGTTCTCCTTGCTTGGTCTGAAATTGTCTTTAAAACTATGATTTGCCTCTTTTAGGATTCAGAAAACTAGTTAAATCACGTAAGACTGTTGAGTTCATCAGATATGATATGCCATCATTTGTTATCCTGCTAACTTGGAAGAGAGGAATAAATATTGAAGATTCATATAACTAACTCCAACTAGTTTAGGGTTGCAAGTTGCAACAATGCCAATGTTAATATTTTTGGGACTATCATAATGGTACTACTAGCTGATGGGTTGGCATTTTCTTTTGCTTGGAtttatagaaatcaaggatAGCGTTataggaagaaaagaaaaaaaaaaaaagcaacgtCTAGCATAGGACTGgcaaaatggttttttttttttttttttaaaaaaaaaaaaaagtaaccatCCAATCCGATTCATTAGACATGAGTTGGATAACtgactttttaaaaatggattaaatatggatattatccaCTAAAAAAATGGATATCCATGTTGTcttcttgttattttttatgagtTGTTGTTTTCTGCCACTGCTAGTCTAGCATTCCACCTACTTCTGGTTCTTCGTAGCATCTTACAGTTGTAAAGTCTTATATCAGTAACCTATGTTTTGAGAAAGCATTATATATTGACTCGTAGTGACAGATCCTTAATTCTTGTCATTTCCAAGTGCCTGCTTTTGTCCTCCATATTTAGCTGTCGTTGCTGTGGAGAAATCTTGAAATATGTACTGTATGTAGCATGTCAAGTTAACATTTGTTTatctctttcctcttttttctagGCTTCTATTTGGGTTACTTTAGATTTCTTCTCTTAAGCTATAAAATGGTCTAATTGTGCATTTATCCAGAACAGCACCTTTTAGACAAGCATCCCATTCGCTATTGCGGGGACGATGCCAAGTCACGAGTGAAGATTCAGGAGGAACTTTGAGTGGCGAAAGCATCTTGCAAAATGAAGAAACCTTGGCTCGAGATTTAAAGACTGCTATTAAAGAGGAGAACTATGCCCAAGCAGCAAAAATCAGGGATAGCCTCCGGCTTCTCCAGGAGAATAGTAAGGCGTCTGTACTAGCAGCAAATGCTCGATTTTACAATGCTTTCAAGACTGGTGATTTAGCTTCTATGCAAGCCCTATGGTCGAGGGGCGAGAATACATGCATTGTGCACCCTGGGGTGAGTGGCATATCGGGCTATGATCTTATAATGGGAAGCTGGGAGTTTGTGTGGGCAGAATATGAATTCCCACTTGAGATAGAGATCAGGGATGTCCAAGTTCATGTTAGAGGTGATATCGGGTACGTTACATGCGTTGAAATGGTCAAGACAAAGGGTAGCAGCTGGGGAAAACAGTTTGCTACTAATGTGTTTGAGAAGGTTGATGGGCAATGGTTCATATGTATTCATCATGCCTCTTATATTGACCTGTAATTTGTGAACAAGAGAGCTGTTTTAGGAGTGAGAATTGTATAACGTCATAGGTTTTGTAACCTATTATTAACGAGACATACTAGCATAATAGATTAGTGGCATGTTTGATCAAGCTGTTGAAATCAGCTTATTTGAGAGGTACTTCATATCAGAGGTGCTTTGAGAGAGTTGCAGTTACTTTTTTATAAATCATTTGAGAAGTAATTTTGATAGCAGTAGTTTGTGTTTGGTCAACATTCTCAGAAAGTGTTTTTATGTGCcaaattacccaaaaaaaaaaaaaaaaaaaaaaacagtattCAATACGGGTAAT
Coding sequences within it:
- the LOC132057048 gene encoding uncharacterized protein LOC132057048; this encodes MWSASNLQPMSFKPQPHLCNDGCTEFRQRMIFAWSRINRVEISHCLTSQTRNFTPFRQASHSLLRGRCQVTSEDSGGTLSGESILQNEETLARDLKTAIKEENYAQAAKIRDSLRLLQENSKASVLAANARFYNAFKTGDLASMQALWSRGENTCIVHPGVSGISGYDLIMGSWEFVWAEYEFPLEIEIRDVQVHVRGDIGYVTCVEMVKTKGSSWGKQFATNVFEKVDGQWFICIHHASYIDL